The Camelina sativa cultivar DH55 chromosome 14, Cs, whole genome shotgun sequence genome includes a window with the following:
- the LOC104743825 gene encoding probable trehalose-phosphate phosphatase D, with protein MTNHNALISDAKASIGVAVRVPNQSLFSPGGGRYISIPRKKLVQKLEADPSQTRINTWIEAMRASSPTRTRPGNISSLPESKEDEHSSWMAQHPSALSMFEEIAEASKGKQIIMFLDYDGTLSPIVEDPERAYMSDEMRNAVKGVAKYFPTAIVTGRCRDKVRRFVKLPGLYYAGSHGMDIKGPSKKTKHNKNNKGVLFQAANEFLPMIDQVSKCLVEKMRDVEGASVENNKFCVSVHYRCVDQKDWGLVAEHVTSILSEYPKLRLTQGRKVLEIRPTIKWDKGMMWQEKYKKEALSLFERKFIN; from the exons ATGACTAACCATAATGCCTTAATCTCCGATGCAAAAGCCAGCATCGGTGTAGCGGTTAGAGTTCCAAACcaatctctcttttctcccgGCGGTGGCCGTTACATCAGCATTCCCCGTAAGAAACTTGTGCAAAAACTTGAGGCCGACCCAAGTCAAACCAGGATCAATACTTGGATCGAAGCCATGAGGGCTTCTTCCCCTACCAGGACCCGACCAGGGAACATATCTTCCCTACCGGAGTCCAAGGAGGATGAACACTCTTCTTGGATGGCTCAACACCCGTCAGCTTTAAGCATGTTTGAAGAAATCGCTGAAGCTTCGAAAGGGAAACAAATTATCATGTTTCTTGATTATGACGGTACATTATCTCCCATTGTAGAAGACCCGGAACGAGCTTACATGTCTGACGAG ATGAGAAATGCGGTAAAAGGCGTGGCTAAATATTTCCCGACCGCAATCGTCACTGGAAGATGCCGTGATAAG GTTCGTAGATTTGTGAAACTTCCTGGACTTTACTATGCCGGTAGCCATGGAATGGACATCAAAGGACCTTCCAAGAAAACCAAACATAACAAG AACAACAAAGGTGTTCTTTTCCAAGCGGCGAATGAGTTCTTGCCTATGATTGACCAG GTCTCAAAGTGTCTAGTTGAGAAAATGAGAGACGTAGAAGGAGCAAGCGTCGAGAACAACAAGTTCTGCGTATCCGTACATTACCGTTGTGTCGATCAAAAGGACTGGGGATTAGTAGCGGAACACGTGACGTCGATATTGAGTGAGTATCCAAAACTGAGGTTAACCCAAGGAAGAAAAGTTTTAGAGATTCGACCAACCATCAAATGGGATAAAG GAATGATGTGgcaggagaagtacaagaaggaagCTCTTTCACTCTTTGAGAGGAAGTTTATAAATTGA